From Malus sylvestris chromosome 1, drMalSylv7.2, whole genome shotgun sequence:
taatcattaaacaaaacttataacatggtttttttattaaaactaaaatttttcaatcctttttcattagttttcagtTCTTGGCTGGGCGTAATTTGATCTTCAAGATCGCCACTATTGCAAGAAGCGGAAAATCAGACCAAACATAAAGTATGCAAGTCTTGTCTTGACGTGAATAGTTGACAAACCTAGCAATTACAAAACCATTTGATGTTCTATTTAACATGTTCTGGGTGTTGCACCTAGTAAAAATAAGACATGCCAAGGACAATTCCAGTGCCCATGTGAGTGATTGTCAGTTATTCATACATGCCTAATTGACCTATGTGCATAAATGATTTCAAAATGTATTAACGGCAAGCTGTCTACTTCTCTCTTCCATCTTATTGCATGTGTGAGaagttaaatttttaaaatgcaGTTAGTTCATGAGACTAGAACTTGTGACTTAATCCCGATAAATTGGAGACTGAGTGTTACTTAACCAAATGGTCATGTGCATATATTCGTGAGTTCGAATAGGTAAAACCACATTATATTTTGGACCCAAGTTATAACCAGCTAACCGAAACATTGTTAAAACAAATTCCCTGCTTGCATTGTCTACTTGTATTCAATTCGATAAAGCAGTACATTTTAAACGCTTAAACGCCACTTAAGGTCTAAGTTACAGCTTGTTCTTGGTAAATAGCAATGCCGAGGCATTCACAACCAGAAAATTAGAGTTGCAAACACCGGCATCCGTCGTGCCATCACGAGTATAACTTATTTAAAAGTTCCAAGAGAAGAACTGCTGCCGAGTCCTTGGCCTTCTTAACACTGGGCATAGGCTCCCCGACACATTCGTCTGTCCATCCCCTGTCCGAGGTATTCACACGTACCGCAAATGTGAACTTCTTTGCATGTGCAGGGCCACCCTCATTCACACACCTAAACATGCAAACATATCAAACGTTTTGAAACAGTCAAAAACCAACTAAATTTAAAACGTAGTACGAGCTAGAAATTTTTATCTCGAATCCCTACAAAGCTATGACTTCCAAACTTATGTTTAATTCCACGTACTTCCTCTCTAGTGATAGTAAGTGTTAATGATGAGTTCAAAATTTCTTACCGGTAAAACGGCATGGGCCAATTTTTCCGCAAGCATATGTCATTCAAAGTTTGTCGAGTAAATGTTTGGCtaccattcttcttcttcttcccattcTCCTCCTTCTCTTTTGCTTCAGCTGTTTCCTTGTCTTTCAAAACAGCAAGTGCATTCCTAGCAGCCAGTTTCTGTGCCATCTTCTTTTGCGGATTCTGAGCAATTGCCATCTGGATGCCATCAATGAAGACTTCGACTGTAGCCACATTTCCACTTCGAGTGGCTTTGTATTCCAAGCCTTCAGCCAGTTGCTGGCATCTTTCTTGCAGCTCACGCACCGGATGCATTGGCAGTGTCTCTGGAGTAACCATTGGTTGCAGCAGAGGTTGAAAGACCTATGACCACACAGATGGAAAGACCAGAAATTCATGGATTAGTTTCCCAAACTCATCACCAAAAGAACATTGAAAAGTGAAAATGCAGATTAGCTAGTGCCTTGACAGAGATCTACCTTCCAAACAGCTCCGGTATCACGTCCACTGTCAAGAAAAACGGCACCAGCAATAGATTCAAAAATGTCACCCAGAACCTTTGGAGCTTTGCAATCTCCCAAACCAAAGGAGTTGAACCCTGGCTTTGATAATTCATTTCCGACTTCCTTCACAAAGTCATGAATCTGTAAACAGAAtccaaaaacactaaattagGATCTAGGCTGTGTGCTCGCAGCTAACCTGCCTAATCCGTAAACAAAATAAGATAACCATCAGCTCACCATTCAAGTATGAGAATCCAAAGTTTTAAGTGTAAGAAAGAGACTTGAGTACCTGTTTTTCAAGGGCAGTCGACCCATGCCGAAGGTGCACATGGAGATAATGTTTCACAGCAACACGTGCAAAGTTTTCATTGTTAACAGCAGCAGCTCGCAGATCAGTCAACCTGCCCGGAGGTAGATTTGTGTACGTGAAGAACAAGTGCCTGGTAATGAGATGATCTAAGACGGCATCACCAACAAACTCCAGCCGCTGATAGCAGGATACTCCAGCAGATGGTCGAGAAGCATGACTAATGGCTTCTACCAAAAAGCCCCTATcactaaatttaaaattcagAGCACCTTCTAAGGCATCAAAGTTGACACTCCTAAGTACACTCTCTGGAACGCTAGATGGCTTTGGTATGCACTCTAGCCCATCGGGGTCAAGCTCTATCTCAATTCCAATCCACTTCATGAGATGGTTAGCAGCATTTTTCCCACCTTCAACATAATAAACTCCGATAAGTGCTTCGACAACATCTGCAAGTGTCTTGCTAGAGAGGACTCTATAAGAACTCGAGTCACCTTCAAGCTCCCCATCCTCCAGCTCATCATCCTCATATATATCACCAGGGCGATCCATTTGCCCTACAGGGTTTTCCTCCTCGTCAAACAAGGACGATTCTCCATCGTTCGTATACTCATCAAAGACGGGTAACACCCCAGGTGCAGCCCACCGAGATGGAGAAAAGCGATCTGATTGGATATATGACTGAAGTCCTTTTTTCAATGCATACTGGTATAAAACCATGTTGCTAACCATTTGTTGCCTCATCCTAGTAAGCTGACCCTCGTGTTTCTGAGGGTATTTAAGAAAGAGAAATCGACTAAcaacccatttcaggtaagcaTCACCCAGAAGCTCTGCTCTTTCATAGCAAAATGTCTCCTGGCATGAAGCGGCTGTCAGGGCTTCTAGGATCTGTAGATAGCAGGCAACACACATTAATCAAGTAGTTAATAGCCACTTAGAATAAGCACTTGAGATGATAAAATACCTTTGAAGCAGGGACAGAATAGTTTATCATATCTTTGAGTTCAACTGCAAGCAGCATGCTTTCAACCCTTCTCATTATTGAGGGTAGTCTCTGGGCACCACGGACAAGTGATCCGGGCAATGGGTGTACTAAACAAAGCTCGGGAGGGAGGAAAACATAGTACGTTTTGTCAAGAGTTTCTTCAGATTCACCATCTTGTTCTGCATAAAATCTCCATtagctcaaaaaaaaaaaaaaaaaaaaaaggtgaaatgtaaattaatttaaGGGTAAAGAATAGAGCATACCTTCCGTGTGTTCAAATCGCGGAGACAGGAGATTCTTGCAATATGAGACACCCCGTCCTCTTATTAAAGGTTGTTGCTTATAGACCAACTCAACTCCATACCTATATAAAGAAGATCAAAGAGCCAAATGCACCCTTCACTGtgcaagaagaaagaagaaagcttcTCCAATCTGTAAGGATTCGCAACTATTGGCACTGGAAAATTTATTGGAACATTTCATTGATGAATCAAAATTTTCCACCCGACAATAGTTAACTACTTCCTTCCAGATTAAAACTAGGTGGTGTTTGGTCTGTGACatgaataaaattttcattacccTGACAAGtgcaaatgaaaatgttttcaTTCACTTTCTAACATTTCTAAAAACAAAATGCTACTCAGGAACCAAGCACCAccatagctttcctcttcttcaagcACATAATCTCAGGTGCATTGTAGCCGTCCATTAAGAATTGACTAGTTTCTAGGTTTAGGACAATAAATCTAGAAAGGCataataaaataactaaaaaaacaTCAGAATCTAGAATGGAAAAGTGTATCATACTTTTGCTTGTAATAATCAGCATATGAGCTGTACTCCACAGGGCCAAGGTAGCCTTCTTTCCGGGGGAAAGAGTTTTCTGCCGTCATATCATAGCATATTGAATCCACATAAAACCTCTTCCCTGAGTGAGCAGCTGTCACAATCCTCCCGACCAAGCCTTCAACACTGACACATGTAGGATCAGCCATAAATAACTTGTCTTTGGGCAAATCTACCGGCCTTCTAATATCTAGGGCATCCCGATCAGGCATCAATCCGGAAGCTTTAACAACATCAAACTGTGCCACAGCTCCTCTGATACCATAGGTTGGATGGGATTTTTGTCCAAAAGCCATGCCATGACGCAATTTCGCGAAACCATACTCCCTTCTGTCTCCACCTAGAGTACGCTCACTTGTGCCAAGGGAAACATCAGGTCGAGCTCTTTGAAGGGGATTATTCCAAGCCTCTGCACCATTTATATTTTCAACCAGATCCCAATCTATTTCTTTCATAGGATCCACACACTTATCGCTAACCACAGGGACAAATAAATAAGCCTTTGCAGGATCCCAAGGAGTGGTGGAAGGTTTGACATCCACGTCCAATACAATACTCATCAATCTTACATGAAAACTTTTAAGGGACGCCAACTGTACacaagaaattgaaaatttgtttaaaaatcTGTAGCTGAAAATCTAAACAGTAAAACCGTTTTAAAATTTATCACATTCGAGTAGGGTAAGAATTATCAACCTGACTTTCAGTAATATATATTGAACCCCTGAAGACAAGGGATGCCTTTGTAGTCATGGTTCGAGCGATAAATAGATCCATCGACATCGATAACACCTATTAACAGAAAACCAGTTAGCAAAGAACAGGGAATGAAAAATAGATGTCATCACGCCAAAATGGAAATAACGTACCTCTGCATCCAGTTCATTTCCTACTAGAACTGCGAAATCTGAAACTTGATTCAAGAAAGGATCTTTTGAAGAGCCAGAGTTTACACATTTCACGCCATACATGTAAACATGAATCAATTCCGAGTCACGGCCCAAATCTCTTCCAGATAAGATCCATTCTCCCTGAATGCCAGAGAGTAAACAATGAGTACCGTAACACATATACATAAAAAGCAGGAACCTTAACCAAAGATCAGCAGAGATAAGCTAAAGCATATGACATGCAGGATGAACTTACCTTGAGAATATTAGCTACACCTTCGGGATAGAACTCTCTGTGCCTAGCAGTTCCAGGAAGTGGATCTCCATCATCATTCTGGTCAACCTGTTCTTTTTCTTCCCCGCTTCCCTTGTCTGGCAAGAGCATGTCGGTAAATGCTCCCATCTCATGGAGTTTCTTGCAAGCAGCCAAGCAAACAGCCTGCACGATAAGGAAAAGATAAGCCCAAATCCTTGGATGATGTGAAGCAAAGGTATCATGatcgtaaaaaacaaaagcaTGCCTGCTGTGCAAGGTGCATAGAACTGGACACGGGACCCTCAAGTGTCtcaaattgtgcgttacaaggGAGTTGAAGTTTGCATGAATATTCAGTGTGACCTCCTTGCTTCTCATGCCTCACCATAACAAACTCAGGACGAAGAATTGAGTACCTGAACAACAAATTTAAAGCAAAATCAGTAACATGGACCTACTTATAGATGTCGTGGCAAAAACATTACTCTGATGAAAGAAGAACCTGTCGCTGGGAAGCTGAGAGCAGTAGAAATGGATGAGTCCAACAGCAGAGTTTAAGCTCACAACAGCACCGGTTGACTCCACCTGGTACACTGTCCCTGGCGTTGTATCCACTGAAATTAGCCTATCACTATCCTTCAGATGACTCAGGTCAGTTCTCTCTATTGCTTCCTTCCGTAAAGTCTCCTCACTATTCCTGGCATTCCTTAAGAATGCTTCATGCGCCAGATTTCCTCTACAGGGCacccaaaagaagaagagaaggttTGATGTCAGTTATCCTATGAAAGATAATGAACTGATCAAAGTACAATGTGACAAATTTCACACAAAgaaacaaatgagttttaagtAATATTAGCCATTGTTATATGAAAAATCAGTGGTGACCATTACTGATATTAATGGTAATATGGAGCCCAAGCAACTAAGTACCTCTCCACCATTAAGATGTAATCAGACCCAGGTTTTCTAGCACGACCCCTGGACTGAATGTAAGCCAAAACAGTTTTTGCAAGGTCAAACCGAATAACAACATTGCACTGCCGGATATCAAGTCCTTCCTCAGCAACACTAGTCGCAACTAACAGTGTCACCTGCGAAGAAGTAAAAGAAAGTTTTAGATCGGAGAAGATTGAATCATGACGACCGCCTTCCATTCAATttagtacaaaaacatggtattTATACATACACGGCCATCCTTGAATTTGGCAATAGTGTCCTGCATTTGGCAACTTCTCATTTCCTGACTATTGTTGTGGCCGATAAGGCTAGCACACTCTATAAAACCTAAAGAAGGAAGTTCTGCGAAGACCTGCATGTTTGGAAGAACACTATTGGGTGAGGAAATTGAAacaagaaatgataaaaaaagacAAATAATATCTATGCATTCTTTAATTCGAAAAGAACAATATCTAATAACAAATACTACCTTGGGAAGAACTAAAGCAGACACAACTCGCTCCACAAAGATGATTGCACGAAAATCTTCTGTATGCTGATACTTGAGAAGTACTTTCACCAGTGACTGCACTTTTGGAGTCACCTTCCCATCAGCTACAGCAGCTCCCATTATCACATCTACATGCTCCCCGCCAGAGACAACTACACAGCACAGAGAGATAACTTTAGATGAAATGTCGATCAAATGAACTCATTAACTCGGGGAATGAATGATGAAGAGCATGCTCGAAAAAGTAAACAACCCGACTAACCATGACTATCAGGTAGCTCTCCTTCCTCCATCTCATCAGGGTCATTTCCATCACAAGAAACGCCATTTTCTGAATCTGCTACTTTTGTTTCCTTGTCCGAAACAGCTCCCTCTGATAGCTGACATTGTAAGAGATTTACAACTTTGCTCAGGTAGGATTCCTGAAACTTGACATCAAGCTGGTAGTTTGCCCTCTCGTCATTTTGTAAGGCTGTCAAGAAAGATTGTGCAACCTGGGAAAGAAACCGTGTGAGCAATAGTTTCATAAATGATTATATAACTAACTTAGgcagaaatattattaaattgtaCCTTGTAAGCACACCATTGACCCAGTTCACCGAGCGCATAATTAATAGCCCTCAACTTTTGAATTAGGTTAACAGCCCCATCACTTTCTGTTCTTTCGGAAACACCATACACTTGGCGCAGCTCTTCCTTGGCCCCAGCATCTCTGGCTCCCATAAATTGCCATTTACTTTTTCTAGAGCTGAACTTTGCAGCTTCTTCAACTTCCGTTTCCATCTTTTTTAGCTGCTCATGAAGGGACCATAAGCTAGCTCCTTTATCATACTGCACCACTGTTTCGGAAGGCATTGGAACATGCTTTTCAAGCTCCTTACGGTCCtttatggtacaaacaatggaATCTAGTTTACTTTCAAGATTACGAATCTTTATTGCACAATCTATTTGGCTGGAAACACCTGAATGAAACATAATCATAAGAATTGTCaatatattttgatttaaaatGTCACCTTGAAAGTATTAAGAGTTGAATTTAAGACACACGATCTTGAGTAATTTCATAACTcgacaaaataaaataccttTTAAATTAACAGGAGAAGCAGTCATCCCAAATACAGACGGTCTCTTCTCCTTTGAGGTTGTATGATAGAACTCAGACATCACTAAAGAATATGGATGTTTCTTCACAGCGTGATGACACTCATCCAGAATCAAGAGATTGATTGCTTCCATTTTTATAATGCTGTGCCTCAGAATGTTCAACAGAATTTGAGCTGTCATTACCAGAACCTGCAGGGGAAAATGTCAAATTGTAATCAAGGAACCGAGGACCGAGCAGGAACCATCCTAAGCTACAGGATTGACAGGAGTGGAGTAACCTATCAACCTTCTATTCTTGATACAGTAATGTATTGCTATCGGACGCAAAACCTTTTAGCTTAAACCCCCATAGGATTTTTCAAGGGAGCGGAGCATTCAGTTTTAGAAATTAATTCTACACTTTAGGGTTTGTTATTCTTCTGGACAAATTCTTGCTCTTCTCCCTTTTCGTTTTAGATTTCTTGCTCTTCTCCTTTCTCGATTTCATTTCCTTGTATTTTCAAACTTAAGTTTGTTAATGTACACTGCCAGTGTACTTTTTGGACTCTCTCACTTTTCCCCTATAATACTATCACTCAAATGCTAATGTGCACTAGAAAACATTAGAGGGACAACCATGCGGACGGAAATTAGATGACTCACGCCAACACCAAGCACAGGTCAcaacaaacaaatatacattATAAACGCATAAGAGAAGTAGAACAAGTAATAGCAAGTGAAATGATACCCAAAGTTTTACCGAAATATATCATTAGAAAATAACAGCATTTAGAACATAAGACGAGTAACAAAATATACAGGATATGTTCTAACAACTAAAACGGTAAGACCTACCTGTTTCGTGTCGAATTCATGCTGCCATCTTCGGGTGTCCCAGAAATCTTGGCCCATCTCACCACAATAATGGCCCACTTGGAAACCAGTTCGCTCACGAATAACTTCAGCTTGCTGAATATGAACAAGACAAAAACATACCATAAACTCAAAAAGTGCAAATTACAACGGATGGACACCACATAAAGTACTTCTAAGCAGAAAATGAGCACTTCAACTTACACACGCATTACCTGATAAACAAGGGGAACTTTAGGAACGAGAAATACAGCGAGCATCTTTTTGTTCTGCTTTTGCTGCATATCACTGCAAACACTTTGCATGAGAAGCACGGCAATGAGTGTCTTTCCGGCACCTGTTTCAAGAAAAGctattgtatttctcttctttgcttGTTCAAGCACATCCAATTGATACTTCCTAGCTTGTTCCTCAGGAATTTTTTCTTTAACCTCCTCCGGTTTCTTCTCAGCCTTCCCATTGAATTGCTGGTTTTTCATATCAGCTATCCTACCCTCTTTGTTATGATCAGGTTCATAAGTCCCTAATCGAAAAACAAGCTCATTCGTTCCCAACTTATCCCTCTCCCAATAACCCTTTGCCTCCCTGTCTCTACCACCCTCCCTCCTATTGTAAGTACCATAATTCTCTCTTCTCCTAATCCGatctctatctctatctctatcCGTCCGATCAATATCCTCGGAATCACGAGGCCTCTTCCTACCAAAACTCTTGTCCCTCATGTTATATTGCCCTCTGCCTGAACCATACCTCCTTCCGTTATCCAAAGCAACCCTCTTGGAGAACCTCTCTTCACCATCcatatctctctccctcacaaccCCATTACCCCTCCTCTTTTCAAACCTTTGATAACCATTCCGATCACCCTTACTCTCTCCATTATCAGCCTCCAAACTCCTCCCTCCACTCCGAACATTGTGTCCAACCGAGTCATCAGCATACTCCCTATTCACAACCACCGGCGGCTCAATCTTATCACAACCCTCAACAACAGCAATGCCAGTACCACCGTTGGCATTCACATCTGAATTCGGACCAGTCGCACCAGGGAGGCCAGCACCGCTCTTGATACTGTCAAGAATGTGATCAATCCCCCCGAAAAAATCGCCCACCAACCCATCCTCCTCCTGGTTGCAGCCATTGCCATTGGCCACCGCCGCCACCAAAGGAGGACCACAAACTGGAGGTTCACAGAACTCCACGAAATCACCAATCACATCACACGGTATGTCCTCACAAGCATCCAGCCAGTACGAAGGCCGAACCGCCTCCTCACTGGGAGCACCATTCCCAGTGTCCCCAGAAACCCTAGCCTCCTCCATTGCTAAACCCCAGTATATATTTCAGACTATATCtatataaataatatgtataACAACCTAGATACTAAAATATTGTataaaaatctaaaattcaGCTGAATCCaatcaaacaacaacaacaacaacaattaaaTCGAAATCGAAATCGAAAGGCGAAGATTGTTAGAGGGAGAGAGTAAGAGAGGAGTGGATAGACCGTTCGGATACGCAGAATGAATGaacgattgaagaaacaatggcgGTCTTTTATGAAGAAACCCTAATTAAAGACCAtaacttttcttccttttttttgtggggattttttttcttcttttctgagATTCCCACGGTCTATCTACGCCTATTCTGCTCTctatctctcttcttcttcttctttgaccGGACCCTCACGCTTCCCCCGTGCTCTCTCACTCTTGATTcctttgctctctctctctgctttcagatttttagagagagagtgagagaggaggGCAAAATTCAGACACTTTCCCTATATGTACTTTTGATATTCCTTTTCTACCCTTTTTTCCAACATCGGGAAATTCTCTTTTTCCACTCTACAGATTTTTTCGTTCTTCCTAAACACTATCATGTGGTTTTATCATTCTACGTCGGATAATATCATGTGGTTTGATAAGATAAAAGAGGCTTGGAAATGGAAAAtcactctttattttttttccatgtTTGATAAATTACTGCAAATAGTCTAATATCTTAGTGGATTGCATACTGAAATATCATCCATGAGCCATAAGTTTGAAACTTCCCTAACCCCTTTAAATATTGTAATAGCTCCAAATCCTTCTAATAATATGCAATAAATTAGGGTcggaaaaaattaataaatgtcGTGAAATGAGGTAGGTATAACAAACCCTTGACAGATGGAGGATTTgcatttttctcattttttttccacCATTTATTGCAAACCTCTACAAAATTTATTGCAGATGCAGCTTTACTAGTGGCAGAAAGTAATCATGCATTTACATCTAATGCGGTTCGATCTCTCCCAAATTTCTTCTTTTCTAACATATAACTATCTTAAACCATTAACGTTATCGCTCTACTAAATATatgtaatatattaaattactAATTATCAAACATGGTAAATTTAAAAGTTACTTTTATCATATTGTTCTTCACATGCCAAATTCACTCTTCAAATGTACTTATAAGACAACAAAAACACATGTTCTGGTCTGAAACAGTAACGTTATATGATAGTGTTCCGAAGAGTGAGTTCCTACGCGTCAATCAGCCCCGCCACTTGGGTGTTCAACGTTGTTCTGATTCGTTGGCGATCTTAGCCTTTTGAACGTGGCGAATTGTTGGACAGCAACATTCGGATTTCAGACAACCTACTTTCCCACTGGATTTGCACTTAACCACTCGGCTGTTGAATGGACTGTGGAATCATACCTGTGACCTAGGGGAGTTCGGATCTCCTGTACCAATTTTCCACTGCCAACCCTGTGACAACACTAAGTTGGTGACATCTGTCCCTTCTCTTTAACTCGCATGCagaaagtaaaattaaaaaaccaacaaaattcaaatagaaaaccagaaaaccccAGGCCAACGAATGCCTCGGGCCTCGGGCCACCTTACTCCTCCTTGTCGCCGGCAAAACATCATTGTCATCATCTTTTTCTTTCGCCGCGCCAAAGATCGACGGATCGAGCGAAGAATTGGGCGTTCATGGTGACG
This genomic window contains:
- the LOC126618036 gene encoding endoribonuclease Dicer homolog 1-like, with product MEEARVSGDTGNGAPSEEAVRPSYWLDACEDIPCDVIGDFVEFCEPPVCGPPLVAAVANGNGCNQEEDGLVGDFFGGIDHILDSIKSGAGLPGATGPNSDVNANGGTGIAVVEGCDKIEPPVVVNREYADDSVGHNVRSGGRSLEADNGESKGDRNGYQRFEKRRGNGVVRERDMDGEERFSKRVALDNGRRYGSGRGQYNMRDKSFGRKRPRDSEDIDRTDRDRDRDRIRRRENYGTYNRREGGRDREAKGYWERDKLGTNELVFRLGTYEPDHNKEGRIADMKNQQFNGKAEKKPEEVKEKIPEEQARKYQLDVLEQAKKRNTIAFLETGAGKTLIAVLLMQSVCSDMQQKQNKKMLAVFLVPKVPLVYQQAEVIRERTGFQVGHYCGEMGQDFWDTRRWQHEFDTKQVLVMTAQILLNILRHSIIKMEAINLLILDECHHAVKKHPYSLVMSEFYHTTSKEKRPSVFGMTASPVNLKGVSSQIDCAIKIRNLESKLDSIVCTIKDRKELEKHVPMPSETVVQYDKGASLWSLHEQLKKMETEVEEAAKFSSRKSKWQFMGARDAGAKEELRQVYGVSERTESDGAVNLIQKLRAINYALGELGQWCAYKVAQSFLTALQNDERANYQLDVKFQESYLSKVVNLLQCQLSEGAVSDKETKVADSENGVSCDGNDPDEMEEGELPDSHVVSGGEHVDVIMGAAVADGKVTPKVQSLVKVLLKYQHTEDFRAIIFVERVVSALVLPKVFAELPSLGFIECASLIGHNNSQEMRSCQMQDTIAKFKDGRVTLLVATSVAEEGLDIRQCNVVIRFDLAKTVLAYIQSRGRARKPGSDYILMVERGNLAHEAFLRNARNSEETLRKEAIERTDLSHLKDSDRLISVDTTPGTVYQVESTGAVVSLNSAVGLIHFYCSQLPSDRYSILRPEFVMVRHEKQGGHTEYSCKLQLPCNAQFETLEGPVSSSMHLAQQAVCLAACKKLHEMGAFTDMLLPDKGSGEEKEQVDQNDDGDPLPGTARHREFYPEGVANILKGEWILSGRDLGRDSELIHVYMYGVKCVNSGSSKDPFLNQVSDFAVLVGNELDAEVLSMSMDLFIARTMTTKASLVFRGSIYITESQLASLKSFHVRLMSIVLDVDVKPSTTPWDPAKAYLFVPVVSDKCVDPMKEIDWDLVENINGAEAWNNPLQRARPDVSLGTSERTLGGDRREYGFAKLRHGMAFGQKSHPTYGIRGAVAQFDVVKASGLMPDRDALDIRRPVDLPKDKLFMADPTCVSVEGLVGRIVTAAHSGKRFYVDSICYDMTAENSFPRKEGYLGPVEYSSYADYYKQKYGVELVYKQQPLIRGRGVSYCKNLLSPRFEHTEEQDGESEETLDKTYYVFLPPELCLVHPLPGSLVRGAQRLPSIMRRVESMLLAVELKDMINYSVPASKILEALTAASCQETFCYERAELLGDAYLKWVVSRFLFLKYPQKHEGQLTRMRQQMVSNMVLYQYALKKGLQSYIQSDRFSPSRWAAPGVLPVFDEYTNDGESSLFDEEENPVGQMDRPGDIYEDDELEDGELEGDSSSYRVLSSKTLADVVEALIGVYYVEGGKNAANHLMKWIGIEIELDPDGLECIPKPSSVPESVLRSVNFDALEGALNFKFSDRGFLVEAISHASRPSAGVSCYQRLEFVGDAVLDHLITRHLFFTYTNLPPGRLTDLRAAAVNNENFARVAVKHYLHVHLRHGSTALEKQIHDFVKEVGNELSKPGFNSFGLGDCKAPKVLGDIFESIAGAVFLDSGRDTGAVWKVFQPLLQPMVTPETLPMHPVRELQERCQQLAEGLEYKATRSGNVATVEVFIDGIQMAIAQNPQKKMAQKLAARNALAVLKDKETAEAKEKEENGKKKKNGSQTFTRQTLNDICLRKNWPMPFYRCVNEGGPAHAKKFTFAVRVNTSDRGWTDECVGEPMPSVKKAKDSAAVLLLELLNKLYS